Proteins from one Amycolatopsis benzoatilytica AK 16/65 genomic window:
- a CDS encoding DUF1844 domain-containing protein — MSEQPSPPPPYSPDNRGLEEIPSVEVISRAAVMLLSAGAERLGLADADPDNSPHRDLDEARRLITALAGLVTASAEYLGLHAGPLRDGLQSLQKAFREASAVPDPPGQGPGEKYTGPVY; from the coding sequence GTGTCAGAACAACCATCGCCACCGCCCCCGTATTCCCCGGACAACCGCGGGCTCGAGGAGATTCCGAGCGTCGAGGTGATCAGCCGCGCCGCGGTGATGCTGCTGTCCGCGGGCGCCGAACGGCTCGGCCTCGCCGACGCCGACCCGGACAACTCGCCGCACCGCGACCTCGACGAGGCGCGCCGCCTGATCACCGCGCTGGCCGGCCTGGTCACCGCCTCGGCCGAGTACCTCGGCCTGCACGCCGGCCCGCTGCGCGACGGGTTGCAGTCGCTGCAGAAGGCGTTCCGCGAAGCTTCGGCCGTGCCGGACCCGCCGGGCCAGGGGCCGGGCGAGAAGTACACCGGGCCGGTGTACTGA
- a CDS encoding GntR family transcriptional regulator has protein sequence MLDVSALPKVSRPLLRDEAYERIRHAIIDGSLPPGTPLRDADLAEQLGLSRAPVRQALLRLAEDRLVDSKPQSYTRVAGFVASDVRDAVRLVRALHELAIADARLTSDDFAQMRAANERFREAVETGDVNAAIEADDELHDIPVKACGNRAVAATLDRYTPLLRRLEYARFSSLPAHRSVTRHEELVTALENGDAIAAKRVTALIWTDLEALLEDV, from the coding sequence ATGTTAGATGTGAGTGCACTCCCCAAAGTCTCCCGCCCCCTCCTCCGGGACGAGGCGTACGAGCGGATCCGGCATGCCATCATCGACGGCTCCCTGCCGCCGGGCACTCCCCTGCGCGACGCCGACCTCGCCGAGCAGCTCGGGCTCTCCCGCGCCCCGGTCCGGCAAGCGCTGCTGCGGCTTGCCGAGGACCGGCTCGTCGACTCCAAGCCGCAGAGCTACACGCGGGTCGCCGGGTTCGTGGCCAGCGACGTCCGCGACGCGGTCCGGCTCGTGCGCGCGCTGCATGAACTCGCCATCGCCGACGCTCGGCTCACCAGCGACGACTTCGCGCAGATGCGCGCGGCGAACGAGCGGTTCCGCGAAGCCGTCGAGACCGGCGATGTGAACGCAGCCATCGAGGCCGACGACGAACTGCACGACATCCCGGTCAAAGCCTGCGGCAACCGCGCCGTCGCGGCGACGCTCGACCGGTACACCCCGCTGCTGCGCCGGCTCGAGTACGCCCGCTTCAGCTCCCTGCCCGCGCACCGCTCGGTGACCCGGCACGAGGAACTCGTCACCGCTCTCGAAAACGGTGACGCGATCGCCGCGAAACGGGTCACCGCCTTGATTTGGACCGATCTCGAAGCCCTGCTGGAGGACGTGTGA
- a CDS encoding 1-aminocyclopropane-1-carboxylate deaminase — protein MSLADFPRCPLLVGPSPVHRLDRLTEHLGGAAVWAKREDLNSGLAFGGNKTRKLEYLVADALAQGADTLVSIGGVQSNHTRQVAAAAARAGMKAVLVQESWVDWHDPLHDRVGNIQLSRILGADVRLVEAGFGIGFKESWEQALAEVEQNGGTPYAIPAGASDHRLGGLGFANWVLELEDQERQLGVFFDTVVVCSVTGSTQAGMIAGVAASGKTRRIVGIDASAKPDETREQVRRIAEDTAELIEAGPVGETVLDERYHAGVYGIPDEQTLDAIRTAARLEGMITDPVYEGKSMAGLIDLVRTGEIAKDSNVLYAHLGGQPAINAYTSVLG, from the coding sequence GTGAGCCTGGCCGATTTCCCCCGCTGTCCGCTGCTGGTGGGACCTTCCCCGGTACACCGGCTGGACCGGCTGACCGAACACCTCGGCGGCGCCGCGGTGTGGGCCAAGCGCGAAGACCTCAACTCCGGTCTCGCGTTCGGCGGCAACAAGACCCGCAAGCTCGAATACCTCGTCGCGGACGCGCTGGCCCAGGGCGCGGACACGCTGGTCTCGATCGGCGGCGTGCAGTCCAACCACACCCGGCAGGTGGCCGCCGCCGCGGCGCGGGCCGGGATGAAAGCCGTGCTGGTGCAGGAAAGCTGGGTGGACTGGCACGATCCGCTGCACGACCGGGTCGGCAACATCCAGCTGTCGCGGATCCTCGGCGCGGACGTCCGGTTGGTCGAGGCCGGGTTCGGCATCGGGTTCAAGGAAAGCTGGGAGCAAGCGCTGGCCGAGGTCGAGCAGAACGGCGGCACGCCGTACGCGATTCCGGCGGGCGCGTCGGACCACCGGCTGGGCGGGCTCGGTTTCGCGAACTGGGTGCTGGAGCTCGAAGACCAGGAACGGCAGCTGGGCGTCTTCTTCGACACCGTCGTGGTCTGCTCGGTCACCGGCAGCACGCAGGCGGGAATGATCGCCGGCGTGGCGGCCAGCGGGAAGACGCGGCGGATCGTCGGGATCGACGCGTCGGCGAAGCCGGACGAGACGCGCGAGCAGGTCAGGCGGATCGCCGAGGACACCGCCGAGCTGATCGAAGCAGGACCGGTCGGCGAAACCGTCCTCGACGAGCGGTACCACGCGGGCGTGTACGGCATCCCGGACGAGCAGACGCTCGACGCGATCCGCACCGCCGCGCGGCTGGAGGGGATGATCACCGACCCGGTGTACGAGGGCAAGTCGATGGCTGGGCTGATCGATCTGGTGCGCACCGGCGAGATCGCGAAGGACTCGAACGTGCTGTACGCGCACCTCGGCGGGCAACCCGCCATCAACGCGTATACGAGCGTGCTGGGCTGA
- a CDS encoding RidA family protein → MGKTAITSENAPKPPANFSQAVRKGNILQVAGAVAFDPATNEIVGDDVVSQTRQVFKNLTALLDEAGSSFADAVMVRVYLTDTSHFAAFNEVYNELIGEAPHAARTTVYVGLPAGLLVEIDVLAVLD, encoded by the coding sequence ATGGGCAAGACGGCGATCACCAGCGAGAACGCGCCGAAGCCGCCGGCGAACTTCTCGCAGGCCGTCCGCAAGGGGAACATCCTGCAGGTCGCCGGCGCGGTCGCGTTCGACCCGGCGACCAACGAAATCGTCGGCGACGACGTGGTGAGCCAGACCCGGCAGGTGTTCAAGAACCTGACCGCGCTGCTCGACGAAGCGGGTTCGAGCTTCGCGGACGCGGTGATGGTCCGGGTGTACCTCACCGACACCAGCCACTTCGCGGCGTTCAACGAGGTCTACAACGAACTGATCGGCGAAGCCCCGCACGCGGCCCGCACCACGGTGTACGTCGGCCTGCCCGCCGGCCTCCTGGTGGAGATCGACGTGCTCGCGGTGCTCGACTGA
- a CDS encoding IclR family transcriptional regulator, with amino-acid sequence MSQSLDRALTLLSGLARGGKTLDELAEEIGVHKTTVLRLLRTLESHHFVRREGTRHYRLGSALFDLANQALEDRDVRRSAHEALAALNSRTGHTVHLASYEDGEVVYIDKFEGHHAVRMYSRIGKRAPLHCTAVGKVLVAAMPPAKREEIARAIDYVVLTANTITTPEAYLAELERVAERGYAVDNAEHEDFIHCIAAPVRGEGGEVLAAASMSVPKVLLDYDGLLALVPELLAAAEEASVHSGWTGNGKGQ; translated from the coding sequence GTGAGCCAAAGTCTCGACCGAGCCTTGACCCTGCTGAGCGGCCTGGCCCGCGGCGGCAAGACGCTCGACGAACTGGCCGAAGAGATCGGCGTGCACAAGACGACCGTGCTGCGCCTGTTGCGCACTCTCGAATCGCACCATTTCGTGCGCCGCGAAGGCACCCGGCATTACCGGCTCGGCAGCGCACTGTTCGACCTGGCGAATCAGGCACTGGAAGACCGCGACGTCCGGCGCAGCGCGCACGAGGCGCTGGCCGCGCTGAACTCGCGCACCGGGCACACCGTGCACCTCGCTTCCTATGAGGACGGCGAAGTCGTCTACATCGACAAGTTCGAGGGACACCACGCGGTCCGGATGTATTCGCGGATCGGCAAACGCGCACCGCTGCACTGCACGGCGGTCGGCAAGGTGCTCGTCGCGGCGATGCCGCCGGCCAAGCGCGAGGAGATCGCCCGCGCGATCGACTACGTCGTGCTCACCGCGAACACGATCACCACGCCCGAGGCGTACTTGGCGGAACTCGAACGGGTCGCCGAGCGCGGGTACGCGGTGGACAATGCCGAGCACGAAGACTTCATCCACTGCATCGCCGCGCCGGTACGGGGCGAAGGCGGCGAAGTGCTCGCCGCCGCGTCCATGTCGGTGCCGAAGGTGCTGCTGGACTACGACGGCCTGCTGGCGCTCGTGCCCGAGCTGCTGGCCGCCGCGGAAGAGGCTTCCGTCCACAGTGGATGGACGGGGAACGGAAAGGGGCAATGA
- a CDS encoding sugar kinase, whose amino-acid sequence MALFVPAEPGPPDEVRTWLRTIGGAESNVACHLPALGVPSGWVSAVGDDPFGRALVREIASAGVDVSGVVVDPARPTGLYVKESGAGGSPVRYYRAGSAASGLGPELVSQLDFTGVRVLHLSGITPALSDSCLALVRALLQRPRGDLIVSFDVNHRPALWAGRDLSVLAELAGLADLVLTGDDEAERVWGTGDPARLRELLPGPRTLVVKQGERGATLVEGDAEPLFAPALKVDVVEPVGAGDAFAAGFLAATLRGADPLTRLRRGHLQAAATLLTQDDVGAPLPEDVIATLVRADAGSWGSTRLTAEGELAL is encoded by the coding sequence ATGGCGTTGTTCGTGCCCGCCGAACCCGGTCCGCCGGACGAGGTGCGCACCTGGCTGCGCACGATCGGCGGAGCCGAGTCGAATGTCGCGTGCCATCTGCCCGCGCTCGGCGTGCCGAGCGGATGGGTGAGCGCGGTCGGCGACGACCCGTTCGGCCGCGCCCTCGTCCGGGAGATCGCATCGGCGGGCGTCGACGTCAGCGGCGTCGTGGTCGACCCGGCACGTCCCACCGGGCTGTACGTGAAGGAGAGCGGTGCCGGCGGCAGCCCAGTCCGCTACTACCGAGCTGGTTCGGCCGCGTCCGGGCTCGGCCCGGAACTGGTGTCCCAGCTGGATTTCACCGGCGTGCGGGTGCTGCACCTCTCCGGCATCACGCCTGCCCTTTCGGACAGCTGTCTCGCGCTCGTGCGCGCCCTGCTGCAGCGGCCGCGCGGCGATCTGATCGTGTCGTTCGACGTGAACCACCGCCCGGCGCTGTGGGCCGGGCGCGACCTTTCCGTGCTCGCCGAGCTGGCCGGGCTGGCGGACTTGGTGCTGACCGGCGACGACGAAGCGGAACGCGTGTGGGGGACCGGCGATCCGGCGCGCCTGCGCGAACTCCTTCCCGGCCCGCGCACACTGGTCGTCAAGCAGGGGGAGCGCGGCGCGACGCTCGTCGAAGGCGATGCCGAGCCGTTGTTCGCTCCCGCGTTGAAGGTGGACGTGGTCGAGCCGGTCGGGGCGGGCGACGCGTTCGCGGCCGGTTTCCTCGCCGCGACCCTGCGCGGTGCGGACCCGCTGACGCGGCTGCGCCGCGGGCACTTGCAGGCGGCCGCGACGCTGCTGACTCAGGACGACGTCGGCGCCCCGCTGCCGGAGGACGTCATCGCGACCCTGGTGCGGGCGGACGCCGGAAGCTGGGGTTCGACCCGGCTGACCGCGGAAGGAGAGCTGGCGTTGTGA
- a CDS encoding amino acid deaminase, giving the protein MNSNAALTAAVRTGRGERIDWRFRALPPAMAGLTLDEAAARRAKLFDDGFFGPFTVLDAAALEHNLATMAGWCAERGIALAPHGKTTMAPELFARQLAHGSWGITAANAGHLRVYRAFGVPRILLANQLVDPSALRWLAGELAADPEFEFVCWVDSVRSVELMTEALAGSARPVDVLVELGGEGGRTGARDAATALAVAEAAANSPVLRLRGTGGYEGALSHHTDEVALAKISSYVDTLRDAAIMFAQKGLLAEGPVYVTAGGSAYFDRVADELTKPWPDGLDVVPILRSGAYLTHDDGFYREISPLGDHPRIAGVESFRPALHAWAQVTSKPTPELALLTAGKRDLPFDEGMPEPQLLRKDGVVTELAGHAVPKMNDQHSFLELPEGSPVEVGDWVRLGLSHPCTTFDKWSLLPVVDTDGETVIDFVRTWF; this is encoded by the coding sequence ATGAACAGCAACGCCGCTCTTACCGCCGCCGTCCGGACTGGGCGCGGCGAACGGATCGACTGGCGCTTCCGCGCTCTCCCTCCGGCAATGGCCGGGCTCACCCTCGACGAAGCCGCGGCGCGCCGCGCGAAGCTGTTCGACGACGGCTTCTTCGGCCCGTTCACGGTGCTCGACGCGGCGGCGCTGGAACACAACCTGGCCACCATGGCCGGCTGGTGCGCCGAACGCGGCATAGCGCTCGCGCCGCACGGCAAGACGACCATGGCGCCGGAACTGTTCGCCCGGCAGCTCGCGCACGGCTCGTGGGGCATCACCGCGGCGAACGCCGGGCATCTGCGGGTCTACCGCGCGTTCGGCGTGCCGCGGATCCTGCTGGCGAACCAGCTCGTGGACCCGTCCGCGCTGCGCTGGCTGGCCGGGGAACTGGCCGCCGATCCGGAGTTCGAGTTCGTGTGCTGGGTCGACTCGGTGCGCAGCGTCGAGCTGATGACCGAGGCGCTCGCCGGGTCCGCGCGGCCGGTAGACGTGCTGGTGGAGCTGGGCGGCGAAGGCGGCCGGACCGGCGCGCGCGACGCGGCGACCGCGCTGGCCGTCGCTGAGGCGGCGGCGAACAGCCCGGTGCTGCGGCTGCGCGGCACCGGAGGCTACGAGGGCGCGCTCTCGCACCACACCGACGAAGTCGCGCTGGCGAAGATCAGCTCCTATGTGGACACTCTGCGGGACGCGGCGATCATGTTCGCGCAGAAGGGTTTGCTCGCCGAAGGACCGGTGTATGTCACCGCGGGCGGCAGCGCGTACTTCGACCGGGTCGCGGACGAGCTGACCAAGCCGTGGCCCGATGGCCTGGACGTGGTCCCGATCCTGCGCAGCGGCGCGTACCTGACCCACGACGACGGCTTCTACCGCGAGATCTCGCCGCTCGGCGACCACCCGCGCATCGCGGGCGTCGAAAGCTTCCGTCCCGCGCTGCACGCCTGGGCGCAAGTCACCTCCAAACCGACCCCGGAGCTGGCGCTGCTCACCGCCGGCAAGCGCGACCTGCCGTTCGACGAGGGCATGCCGGAACCGCAGCTGCTGCGCAAGGACGGCGTGGTGACCGAACTGGCCGGGCACGCCGTCCCGAAGATGAACGACCAGCACTCGTTCCTGGAGCTTCCCGAGGGTTCGCCGGTCGAGGTCGGCGACTGGGTGCGGCTCGGCCTCTCGCACCCGTGCACGACGTTCGACAAGTGGTCGCTGCTGCCGGTCGTGGACACCGACGGCGAAACCGTGATCGACTTCGTCCGGACGTGGTTCTGA
- a CDS encoding N-acyl-D-amino-acid deacylase family protein: MDAVIRGAQVADGTGAPLEIRDVGIAGDRIADVAAPGTLTAPRVLDATGMVLSPGFVDMHSHSDLQLLVKPDHLAKISQGVTTEVLGQDGLSYAPVNDEVLAMLRQQLAGWNDDPAGFDWNWRSVGEYLDRLDRGIAVNAAYLVPQGTVRMLVVGWADRPATDAEMTRMKELIATGLAEGAFGLSSGLTYTPGMYATTEELVELCRVVGEHGGYYSPHHRSYGAGALEAFAEMVDVSRRSGCPLHLAHATMNFSVNKGKAPDLLRLLDDALDDGCDITLDTYPYLPGATYLSALLPSWATEGGLAPTLARLSDPDTRERIRAQIEETGSDGAHGVPIDWDAIEINGVRREENAALVGHSVLASARAAGKPPAELYFDTLVDEQLGTSCLMHVGHEENVQAIMRHRTHTGGSDGLLVGARPHPRAWGTFPRYLARYVRELGVLELADCVAHLTGRAARRLGLADRGLVRPGYAADLVVFDPETIADTATFDNPRQPAAGLSHVFVNGVAALEDGSPTGALAGHSLRSPGSRR, encoded by the coding sequence ATGGACGCCGTGATCCGCGGCGCCCAGGTCGCCGACGGAACCGGGGCCCCGCTGGAGATCCGCGACGTCGGGATCGCCGGCGACCGCATCGCCGACGTCGCCGCGCCGGGAACGCTCACCGCGCCGCGCGTGCTCGACGCGACCGGGATGGTGCTCTCCCCCGGTTTCGTCGACATGCACTCGCATTCGGACCTGCAGCTGCTCGTCAAACCGGACCATCTGGCGAAGATCAGCCAGGGCGTCACCACCGAGGTGCTCGGCCAGGACGGCCTGTCCTACGCGCCGGTGAACGACGAGGTGCTGGCCATGCTGCGCCAGCAGCTCGCCGGATGGAACGACGACCCGGCCGGGTTCGACTGGAACTGGCGTTCGGTCGGCGAATACCTCGACCGGCTGGACCGGGGCATCGCGGTCAACGCCGCGTACCTGGTGCCGCAGGGCACGGTCCGGATGCTGGTGGTGGGCTGGGCGGACCGGCCGGCCACCGACGCCGAAATGACCCGGATGAAGGAGCTCATCGCGACCGGTCTCGCCGAAGGCGCGTTCGGCCTGTCGTCCGGGCTCACTTACACGCCCGGGATGTACGCGACCACGGAGGAACTGGTCGAGCTGTGCCGGGTCGTCGGCGAACACGGCGGCTATTACAGTCCGCACCACCGCAGCTACGGGGCCGGTGCGCTGGAAGCGTTCGCCGAGATGGTCGACGTCTCGCGTCGCTCCGGCTGCCCGCTGCACCTGGCGCACGCGACGATGAACTTCTCCGTCAACAAGGGCAAAGCGCCGGATCTGCTGCGGCTGCTGGACGACGCGCTCGACGACGGCTGCGACATCACCCTCGACACCTACCCGTACCTGCCCGGCGCCACCTACCTTTCCGCCTTGCTGCCGAGCTGGGCCACCGAAGGCGGGCTGGCGCCGACGCTGGCGCGACTGTCCGATCCGGACACTCGCGAGCGGATCCGGGCGCAGATCGAAGAGACTGGTTCGGACGGTGCGCACGGCGTCCCGATCGACTGGGACGCCATCGAAATCAACGGGGTGCGCCGGGAAGAAAACGCCGCACTGGTGGGGCACAGCGTCCTGGCCTCCGCCCGGGCGGCCGGCAAACCCCCGGCCGAGCTGTACTTCGACACGCTGGTCGACGAACAGCTCGGCACCTCCTGCCTGATGCACGTGGGCCACGAGGAAAACGTGCAAGCCATCATGCGGCACCGCACGCACACCGGCGGCTCGGACGGCCTTCTGGTCGGCGCCCGGCCGCACCCGCGCGCGTGGGGCACCTTCCCCCGCTATCTCGCGCGCTACGTCCGCGAACTGGGCGTTCTCGAACTGGCCGACTGCGTCGCGCACCTCACCGGGCGTGCCGCGCGGCGGCTGGGCCTCGCCGACCGGGGCCTCGTCCGGCCCGGTTACGCGGCAGACCTCGTGGTGTTCGATCCGGAAACGATCGCCGACACCGCGACGTTCGACAATCCGCGGCAGCCCGCCGCGGGCCTCTCCCACGTCTTCGTGAACGGCGTCGCCGCGCTCGAGGACGGTTCCCCCACCGGCGCGCTCGCCGGGCATTCCCTTCGGTCCCCCGGGAGTCGACGATGA
- a CDS encoding GntP family permease: MIHWLQHSTPGLLTLAAASIAVLLLLIIKVKLEPFIALIVVGLLTALAAGVPVGTLVGTAQKTSDSLLEKGFGSILGHIAAIIGLGTLLGSILEKSGGARVLTSALLRAFGEKRAPLAMGLSGLIFGIPVFFDIGIFVLAPLVYAAAKQGGRSIVLYAMPLLAGLSITHAFIPPHPGPVAAAGLLHVDLGWLILMGAVCGIPAWFIGGILYSTWIGKRVDVPLAEEFANLSGDGEDEEGTAPSLKLVGGIIAVPLVLILVGTFGSILLPKGSAGASVAAFLGTPAIALTIATMLASWLLGRRRGMSGQDLAHLSANALRPVAMILLVVGAGSFFGAVLSATGIGKAVAGSLGDAGLPVLLAAYIISCGMRIAQGSATVAIVTTSGIVAPTVMDLHYSQAQLSLLVVAISAGSIIASHVNDGGFWIVSRYFGLTVTQTLKTWTALETILSLSGFGVAALVMALV, from the coding sequence ATGATCCACTGGCTGCAGCACAGCACGCCCGGCCTGCTCACGCTGGCCGCGGCGTCCATCGCGGTGCTGCTCTTGCTCATCATCAAGGTCAAGCTGGAACCCTTCATCGCACTGATCGTGGTGGGCCTGCTCACCGCGCTCGCCGCCGGCGTGCCGGTCGGCACCTTGGTCGGCACCGCGCAGAAGACATCGGATTCGCTGCTGGAGAAGGGTTTCGGCAGCATTCTCGGGCATATCGCGGCGATCATCGGGCTGGGCACGCTGCTCGGTTCGATTCTGGAGAAATCCGGCGGCGCGCGGGTGCTCACGTCGGCGCTGCTGCGCGCGTTCGGCGAGAAGCGCGCCCCGCTTGCGATGGGCTTGTCCGGCCTGATCTTCGGCATCCCGGTCTTCTTCGACATCGGCATCTTCGTGCTGGCGCCGCTGGTCTACGCCGCGGCCAAGCAGGGCGGCCGCTCCATCGTGCTGTACGCGATGCCGTTGCTCGCCGGGCTTTCCATCACGCACGCGTTCATCCCGCCGCACCCCGGGCCGGTCGCCGCGGCCGGGCTGCTGCACGTGGACCTCGGCTGGCTGATCCTGATGGGCGCGGTCTGCGGCATCCCGGCCTGGTTCATCGGCGGCATCCTGTACTCGACGTGGATCGGCAAGCGGGTGGACGTGCCGCTGGCCGAGGAATTCGCCAACCTTTCCGGCGACGGCGAAGACGAGGAGGGCACGGCGCCGTCGCTCAAGCTGGTCGGCGGCATCATCGCGGTGCCGCTGGTGCTGATCCTGGTCGGCACCTTCGGCAGTATCCTGCTGCCCAAGGGTTCCGCCGGCGCGAGCGTGGCGGCGTTCCTCGGCACCCCGGCGATCGCGCTGACCATCGCGACCATGCTGGCGTCCTGGCTGCTCGGGCGCCGGCGCGGGATGAGCGGACAGGATCTCGCGCACCTTTCCGCGAACGCGCTGCGCCCGGTGGCCATGATCCTGCTCGTGGTCGGCGCGGGCTCGTTCTTCGGCGCGGTGCTGTCCGCCACCGGGATCGGCAAGGCGGTGGCCGGTTCGCTGGGCGACGCCGGGCTTCCGGTGCTGCTGGCGGCGTACATCATCAGCTGCGGCATGCGCATCGCACAGGGCTCGGCAACCGTCGCGATCGTGACGACGAGCGGCATCGTTGCCCCCACGGTGATGGACCTGCACTACTCGCAAGCGCAATTGTCGCTCTTGGTGGTCGCGATCTCGGCCGGTTCGATCATCGCCTCGCACGTGAACGACGGCGGATTCTGGATCGTGTCGCGCTACTTCGGCCTTACCGTCACGCAGACCCTCAAAACGTGGACGGCTTTGGAAACAATCCTTTCCTTGAGCGGTTTCGGTGTGGCAGCATTGGTGATGGCATTGGTCTGA
- a CDS encoding lactonase family protein produces the protein MTALSRRTFIGAVGAAGAAALVGTPLASAASRPRAASTVYVGSYTNSAPAGHGLDVAQRAAGSPALTQPHTVGKLTDVSWFDRTSDGRTLYVTNENEGSATGTVSALDISDPANPKLLGATSSKGGSPTHLSVHPSQKYVLAANYDSGSVVVLPIKSGGKLGAATDVQQHQGKEPHAHQVLTDPSGKWVLAVDLGTDSVYVYSFDTGNGKLKLHKQITLPAGAGPRHLAFHPNGQFAYVAQELRPEITVASWDAATGAFKPIAVVPAVPAGSTGDLFPGEIAVSKDGKFVYATVRGPNTIATFTVADGGAALKLASSAACGGNWPRHLVLDADEKWFYVSNQKSGTVTWLPRDPATGLPGKSAGSLAVPNVNSVFFV, from the coding sequence ATGACCGCACTATCCCGTCGCACGTTCATCGGCGCAGTCGGCGCGGCCGGGGCCGCCGCCTTGGTGGGCACACCGCTCGCCTCGGCGGCGTCCCGGCCGCGCGCGGCCAGCACGGTGTACGTCGGCAGCTACACCAACAGCGCGCCGGCCGGGCACGGCCTCGACGTCGCCCAGCGGGCGGCTGGCAGCCCGGCGCTCACCCAGCCGCACACCGTCGGCAAGCTGACCGACGTCTCGTGGTTCGACCGCACCAGCGACGGCCGGACCCTCTACGTCACCAACGAAAACGAAGGCAGCGCGACCGGCACGGTGTCCGCGTTGGACATCTCCGACCCGGCGAACCCGAAGCTGCTCGGCGCGACGTCCTCCAAGGGCGGCTCGCCGACACACCTTTCCGTGCACCCGAGTCAGAAGTACGTGCTGGCCGCCAATTACGACTCGGGCAGCGTCGTGGTGCTCCCGATCAAGTCCGGCGGCAAGCTGGGCGCGGCCACCGACGTCCAGCAGCACCAGGGCAAGGAACCGCACGCGCACCAGGTGCTCACCGACCCGTCCGGCAAATGGGTGCTCGCGGTGGACCTCGGCACCGACTCGGTGTACGTCTACTCGTTCGACACCGGCAACGGAAAGCTTAAGCTGCACAAGCAGATCACCCTTCCCGCCGGAGCTGGACCGCGACATCTCGCGTTCCACCCGAACGGTCAATTCGCCTATGTGGCACAGGAACTTCGCCCGGAAATCACCGTCGCCAGCTGGGACGCGGCCACCGGCGCGTTCAAGCCGATCGCGGTCGTCCCGGCCGTCCCGGCGGGCAGCACCGGCGACCTGTTCCCGGGCGAGATCGCCGTGTCGAAGGACGGGAAGTTCGTCTACGCCACCGTCCGCGGCCCCAACACGATCGCCACGTTCACCGTCGCCGACGGCGGTGCCGCGCTGAAGCTGGCGTCCTCGGCGGCGTGCGGCGGCAACTGGCCGCGCCACCTCGTGCTGGACGCGGACGAGAAGTGGTTCTACGTGTCCAACCAGAAGTCCGGCACGGTCACCTGGCTGCCGCGCGACCCGGCGACCGGACTGCCCGGCAAGAGCGCCGGCTCGCTCGCCGTTCCCAACGTCAACTCCGTCTTCTTCGTCTGA